GGTACTCCCTTGATTTGGCCGATTGGCGGGTCGAATGTAGCGCAACCCGCCGGGCTCAGGGGTTGCCGCCGATCACGCGATGCGCCCGTCGAGCGCTGCCACGCCGACCAGTTCGGCGTGAAAGCGGTCGCCCCGCTGCAGGGCGGCGACACCCGCGGGCGTGCCGGTGAAGATCAGGTCGCCGGGCTTCAGTTCGAACAGGGTGGACAGCGCCGCGATGATCTGCGGCACGCCGTGCACCATCTCGCCCAGCCGGGTCTGCTGGCGCAGCTCGCCATTGACGGTGAGCCGCAGCACGCTGTCGTCATCCAGTGCCGCCTCGTGTGCCGGGCGCAGCGCCGACACCGGCGCGGAATGATCGAAGGCCTTGGCCACGTCCCACGGGTGACCTTTCGCCTTGGCCTGCGCCTGCAGGTCGCGGCGGGTCAGGTCCAGCCCCACGCCGTAGCCGAAGATCAGCGAGCCCGCCTGTTCCGGGGCGATCTCGCGGCCACCGCCGGCCAGCGCCACCACCATTTCCACTTCGTGGTGCAGCTCCGTCGTCATCGAGGGATAGGGCACATCCGCACCGTCGCTGACCACCGCGTCGGCCGGCTTGCAGAAGAACATCGGGGCGGACTTGTCCACCACCGCGCCCATCTCGCGGGCGTGCTCGGCGTAGTTGCGGCCGATGCAGAACACGCGGCGGATCGGAAAGCGCTGGTCGCTGCCGATGATCGGCAGGCTGGGGACGGCGGGAGCGGCGATGGCGTAGGTCATGCGGCAAGCGTAGCAAAGGCGGCCCTGTCGGCGCAGGCTGCGGAGCAGGCGCGGGAGTCGGGCTGTCGATCCGCCACGGTCCCGTTCGTCGACAGACAGTGGGGCGGATGACAGCTGTCACGTCCGATGATTGATGCCGGCTCATGGCGACGCCCCGGCGCGTCGTTCAAGCTTGTCTCATCGGAAACATGGCCTGGAATGCGGGAGTGGATGTGGACAACACCGAGCTGCTGAAGGAACTGCGCATCGAGCGCCATCAACGCGAGGAACACGGCGGTGGCGGCGCCCGCTGGCCGTGGATCGTGGCCGCCGGGCTGGCCCTGGTCGTGCTGCTCGGCGGTGCCGGCTGGTTCTGGCTGGGCCATCGCGCCGTGCCGGTGCAGACCGCGACGGCGGTGGCGGCCAGTGCGGACAGCGGCGCCGGCGCGGTGCTGCAGGCCACCGGTTACGTCACCGCCCGTCGCCAGGCCACCGTGTCCGCCCAGATCACCGGCACGCTGACCGCGGTGCTGATCGAGGAAGGCGACCACGTGAAGCAGGGCCAGGTGCTGGCGCGTCTTGACGACAGCGGCTACCGGGCCAACCTCGCCGCGGCCCGGGCCCAGGCCGACGCGGCGCATGCGCAGGTCGCCCAGTACCAGGCGCAACTGGCCCAGGGCGTGGCCGATGCGCGGCGGCTGCAGTCGCTGGTCGGTCGCGGGCTGGTCTCGAAGCAGAGTGCCGAGCAGGCGCAGACCCAGGTGGACAGCCTGCGTGCCCAGCTCGGCGCGCAGCGCCAGCAGGCCAAGTCCGCCGATGCGCAGGCCGCCGTGGCCCAGGTCAATTTCGACTACTGCGTGGTGCGCGCGCCGTTCAGCGGCGTGGTCACCACCAAGGACGCGCAGGTGGGCGAGATCATCTCGCCGCTGTCCGCCGGTGGCGGCTTCACCCGCACCGGCGTCGGCACCATCGTCGACATGAGTTCGCTGGAAGTGGACGTGGACGTCAACGAGGCCTATATCGGCCGGGTCAAGCCGGGCATGTCGGCCGAAGCCGTGCTGGATGCCTACCCGGACTGGAAGATTCCCGCCCGCGTGGTCGCCATCGTGCCCACCGCCGATCGTGGCAAGGCCACCATCAAGGTGCGCGTGGCGCTGGAACAGAAGGATGCACGCGTGGTTCCCGACATGGGCGTGCGGGTGTCCTTCCTGGAAGAGCGGCCGGATGCCGCCGCGCCGGTCCCGCAAGGCGTGCTGGTGCCGGCCACGGCGATCGTGCAGCGCAACGGCCGCAGCGTGGTGTTCGTGGTCGACGGCGGTGCAGTGCGCCAGCGCACCGTCAGTCCCGCGGCGCAGGCCCAGGGCGAGTTGCGCCTGCTGCCGGCCGCGGTGAAGCCGGGCGACAGCGTGGTGCTGGCCCCGCCAGCCGACCTGCACGACGGTTCGGCCGTCCAGACGAAAGCGGCCACGCCATGAGTCATGAACAGATGTCCTCTTGCGGCGGCCTCCGTCGCGACCGTCACGAAGCCTTCGGAGAAACAGCATGGGCACCCTGATCGATATCCAGAACCTGGCCAAGACCTATGAGCGCGGCAAGCAGAAGGTCGAGGTGTTGCACCACGTCAACCTGGCGATCGCCGAGGGCGACTTCCTGGCCCTGATGGGCCCGTCGGGTTCCGGCAAGACCACCTTGCTCAACCTGATCGGCGGACTCGATACGCCCAGCGCGGGCAGCATCAGCGTGGGCGGCCAGCGCATCGATCAGCTCGGTGGCGGCGCGCTGGCGAAGTGGCGTGCGTCGAACGTGGGCTTCATCTTCCAGTTCTACAACCTGATGCCGATGCTGTCGGCGCAGCGCAATGTCGAACTGCCGCTGCTGCTGACCAAGCTGTCGGCTTCGCAGCGCCGGAAGAACGCGGCGATCGCGTTGCAACTGGTCGGCCTCGCCGATCGCGCCAGCCACAAGCCGAGCGAACTCTCCGGCGGCCAGCAGCAGCGCGTGGCGATCGCCCGCGCGATCGTCTCCGATCCCGAGCTGCTGGTCTGCGACGAGCCCACCGGCGACCTCGACCGCCAGTCCGCCGAAGACGTGCTCGGCCTGCTGCAGCAGCTCAACCGCGAACACGGCAAGACCATCGTGATGGTCACCCATGATCCGAAGGCGGCCGAATACGCCAGCCATACGCTGCATCTGGACAAGGGCACGTTGGTCGAGCAGGGAGCGCTGGTGTGATGGGCTTGCGGCGAAGAGCGACCCCACCCCGGCCCTCCCCTGCGATGCAGGGGAGGGAGCGCAGCGGCTTTGCCCCTCCCCCTGCTTGCAGGGGGAGGTTGGGAGCGGGTAAGGCTTTTGACCTTGCGATCAAGAGCGACCCCACCCCAACCCTCCCCTGTAAACAGGGGAGGGGGCTTTACGCGCACTTCTCCGGCTTCCGCGTCGCCGTGCCGACGTGGCAGCACCGTGATCCGCAGAGGATTCCATCATGAAATATCTCCACCTGATCTGGGCCGCGCTGTTCCGGCGCAAGACCCGCACCATCCTCACCCTGGTCTCGATCATCGCTGCGTTCCTGCTGTTCGGCATGCTCGACGCGGTGCGCACCTCGTTCGACCAGGCGGGCAAGAGCGCCAATGGCGCCGAACGCCTGCAGACCGGCTCGAAGCTGTCCTTCATCCAGACCCTGCCGTCGTCGCTGGAGCTGCCGATCGGCAAGGTGCCCGGGGTCAAGGCGGTGGCCTATGCGAACTGGTTCGGCGGGGCCTACCAGGACCCGCACAACCAGATCTTCAGCTTCGCGGTGAGCCCGAACTACATCGACCTGTTCCCCGAGGTCGAGGTGCCGGCGGCGCAGCGCAAGGCGTTCGACGAGACCCGCACCGGCGTGCTGGTCGGCGAGGACCTCGCGGCGAAGTACCACTGGAAGGTCGGCGACAAGCTGCCGCTGCAATCCACCATCTTCCCCACCCATGACGGCAGCAAGAACTGGTCGTTCGACATCGTGGGCATCCTGCATCCGAAGGACAAGAACGCCGGCGGCATGTTCAAGCAGCTGATCCTGCTGCACTGGAAATACTTCGACGACAGCACGCCCTACAACCGGGGCGCGGTGGGCTGGTACGTCAGCCGCGTCAGCGACGTGAACCAGGCCGATCGCGTGGCCAAGGCGATCGACGCGATCTCGGCCAACTCCGACCACGAGACCCGCACGCAGACCGAACAGGCCGCCACGGCGAACTGGATCAAGCAGCTGGCCGACATCGGCCTGATCGTCAGCTCGATCATGGGCGCGGTGTTCTTCACCCTGATGCTGCTGTCGGGCAACACCATGATGATGGCCGTGCGCGAACGGACGTCCGAACTGGCGGTGCTGAAGACGATCGGCTTCTCCAGCACCAGCGTGCTCGGCATGGTGCTGGCCGAATCCGTGCTGCTGTTGCTGATCGGCGGGGTGATCGGGCTGGGCATCGCCACCGCGCTGATTCCCGTGGTGGCGGCCGGCAGCGGGCTCGGCCTGCCGCCGGTCGGTGCGGGCAACTGGGTGCTCGGCATCGTGCTGATGGCCGTCATCGGCCTGGTGGTGGGAGTGATTCCCGCGGTACGCGCGATGCGCCTGAACATTGTCGATGCACTGGCCGGCCGCTGAGGAGATCACCATGAACAAGTTCGGAAATTTCATGATCGGCTTGGGCCTGGTCGTTGCGCTGGTGGTCACGCTGGGCATATGGGTGCGCCTGCCATGGCCGGCGGTGCTGGGGCTGGCCGTGCTGTTCGCACTGTGGATGGCGCTGACCCGACAGGGCCGCCAGGCATCCTCGGTCACGGCGGTCGGCGTCAGCACCTTGCGCCAGCGGCTGGGTTCCTCCTCGGTGATCGTGATCGGCATTGCCGGCGTGGTCGGCGTGCTGGTGGCCTTGCTGGCGATGGGCGAGGGCTACAGCGAAACGCTGCGCAAGACCGGCAGCACCGACACCGCCATCGTGATGCGCGGTGCCTCCGCGTCGGAAGTGATGTCGGTGCTGGAGCGCGACAACGTGGTGGTGATTCCGCAGGTCGCCGGCATCGCCCGCGACGCCCAGGGCAAGCCGATCGCCTCGCCGGAGATCGTGGTCGCCGCGAACCTGCAGCTGAAGGGCGGCAGCGAGGACGACGTCGGCAGCGTGCAACTGCGCGGCATCGGCGACGAGGCGTGGACGGTGCGGCCGAACGTCAAGGTCGTCGCCGGGCGCAAGTTCAATCCGGGCATGCATGAGCTGATGGTGGGGCAGGGCGCCCAGCGCGAATTCGCCGGCCTCGAGGTCGGCCACCAGGTGAAGCTGGGCAACCAGCTGTGGACCGTGGTCGGCCAGTTCGCCTCCGGCGATGCGCTGGATTCGGAGCTGTGGGCCGACGCCAACGTGGTCGCCGATGTCTATCGCCGCGGCGGCAGCCGCAACTCGGTGACGCTGAAGCTGGCCGACCCGAACGGCTTCGACGCGTTCAAGGCCTCGCTCGAAGCCGACCCGCGCCTGAAGGTCGACGTCGACACCACCCTCGACTATTTCAGCAAGCAGTCCGAAGGCACCAGCAAGATGATCCAGGGCATCGGCATCACGGTCGGCGTGATCATGGCGATCGGTGCGATCTTCGGCGCGCTCAACTGCATGTTCGCTGCCGTCGCCGCCCGCGCCCGCGAAATCGCCACGCTGCGCGCGATCGGTTTCCGCGGCACGCCGGTGGTGGTGGCGATCATGCTGGAAACGATGCTGCTGGCGCTGATCGGCGGCCTGCTCGGCGGCGCCCTGGCGTGGCTGATCTTCAACGGCTACACCGCCTCCACGCTGGCGGCCGGTTCGGTGGGCAAACTCAGCTTCGAGTTCAGCGTCACCCCGGCGCTGTTGTGGAGCGGCCTGAAATGGGCGCTGGCGATCGGCTTCATAGGCGGCCTGTTCCCCGCCGTCCGCGCCGCGCGCTTGCCGGTGACCACGGCGCTGCGCGAGCTTTAGGGCGAAGAGCGGGGATTGAGTGGAGAGGAGTGAGGAGTGAGAGAGAGCAGAGCGTGCATGTGGCAG
This is a stretch of genomic DNA from Rhodanobacter sp. FDAARGOS 1247. It encodes these proteins:
- a CDS encoding efflux RND transporter periplasmic adaptor subunit is translated as MAWNAGVDVDNTELLKELRIERHQREEHGGGGARWPWIVAAGLALVVLLGGAGWFWLGHRAVPVQTATAVAASADSGAGAVLQATGYVTARRQATVSAQITGTLTAVLIEEGDHVKQGQVLARLDDSGYRANLAAARAQADAAHAQVAQYQAQLAQGVADARRLQSLVGRGLVSKQSAEQAQTQVDSLRAQLGAQRQQAKSADAQAAVAQVNFDYCVVRAPFSGVVTTKDAQVGEIISPLSAGGGFTRTGVGTIVDMSSLEVDVDVNEAYIGRVKPGMSAEAVLDAYPDWKIPARVVAIVPTADRGKATIKVRVALEQKDARVVPDMGVRVSFLEERPDAAAPVPQGVLVPATAIVQRNGRSVVFVVDGGAVRQRTVSPAAQAQGELRLLPAAVKPGDSVVLAPPADLHDGSAVQTKAATP
- a CDS encoding ABC transporter ATP-binding protein translates to MGTLIDIQNLAKTYERGKQKVEVLHHVNLAIAEGDFLALMGPSGSGKTTLLNLIGGLDTPSAGSISVGGQRIDQLGGGALAKWRASNVGFIFQFYNLMPMLSAQRNVELPLLLTKLSASQRRKNAAIALQLVGLADRASHKPSELSGGQQQRVAIARAIVSDPELLVCDEPTGDLDRQSAEDVLGLLQQLNREHGKTIVMVTHDPKAAEYASHTLHLDKGTLVEQGALV
- a CDS encoding ABC transporter permease, which encodes MNKFGNFMIGLGLVVALVVTLGIWVRLPWPAVLGLAVLFALWMALTRQGRQASSVTAVGVSTLRQRLGSSSVIVIGIAGVVGVLVALLAMGEGYSETLRKTGSTDTAIVMRGASASEVMSVLERDNVVVIPQVAGIARDAQGKPIASPEIVVAANLQLKGGSEDDVGSVQLRGIGDEAWTVRPNVKVVAGRKFNPGMHELMVGQGAQREFAGLEVGHQVKLGNQLWTVVGQFASGDALDSELWADANVVADVYRRGGSRNSVTLKLADPNGFDAFKASLEADPRLKVDVDTTLDYFSKQSEGTSKMIQGIGITVGVIMAIGAIFGALNCMFAAVAARAREIATLRAIGFRGTPVVVAIMLETMLLALIGGLLGGALAWLIFNGYTASTLAAGSVGKLSFEFSVTPALLWSGLKWALAIGFIGGLFPAVRAARLPVTTALREL
- a CDS encoding ABC transporter permease, whose protein sequence is MKYLHLIWAALFRRKTRTILTLVSIIAAFLLFGMLDAVRTSFDQAGKSANGAERLQTGSKLSFIQTLPSSLELPIGKVPGVKAVAYANWFGGAYQDPHNQIFSFAVSPNYIDLFPEVEVPAAQRKAFDETRTGVLVGEDLAAKYHWKVGDKLPLQSTIFPTHDGSKNWSFDIVGILHPKDKNAGGMFKQLILLHWKYFDDSTPYNRGAVGWYVSRVSDVNQADRVAKAIDAISANSDHETRTQTEQAATANWIKQLADIGLIVSSIMGAVFFTLMLLSGNTMMMAVRERTSELAVLKTIGFSSTSVLGMVLAESVLLLLIGGVIGLGIATALIPVVAAGSGLGLPPVGAGNWVLGIVLMAVIGLVVGVIPAVRAMRLNIVDALAGR
- a CDS encoding fumarylacetoacetate hydrolase family protein, yielding MTYAIAAPAVPSLPIIGSDQRFPIRRVFCIGRNYAEHAREMGAVVDKSAPMFFCKPADAVVSDGADVPYPSMTTELHHEVEMVVALAGGGREIAPEQAGSLIFGYGVGLDLTRRDLQAQAKAKGHPWDVAKAFDHSAPVSALRPAHEAALDDDSVLRLTVNGELRQQTRLGEMVHGVPQIIAALSTLFELKPGDLIFTGTPAGVAALQRGDRFHAELVGVAALDGRIA